ACCTACACCATCCCGAAACACGAACTCGACGACTATCAACGTCAACTCTCCGACTCCCGAGACATCTACGACCACGCTGACGTAAAAAACTACATGGTTTTCAACGGACTCGGCCTGTCCCGAGTCCACAACGTCGAAGACTACTCCTACATCGGAGACTTCGCTCACACCCTCTGGGACGCAACCACCGCCGCCGGAATCATCGACCAGTACCACCGACTCGACGCCATTGCCTACACCATCAACGCAATGGGCTACAGTGAAGGCGAAGTCCAAGCCCGAAACGCCCCAACGGGCACACTCTTCGAACAAACCGGAAACTGTACCGAATGGACGTTCCTCTACAACGCCATCCTCCGATGCGCTCCTTTCAACATCCGAACCGCCTACATGACTACCTACGTCCGAGACTACGCTCACGAAGTCTCCCTCATTGATGCCCGAGACCTCGACCTGGAAACCCTCACCAACATCGATGAGTCCTCGATGTTCGAGTCCGAACGACCCGACATCGCTGAAGAACTCCCTGATACAGAATACGTCTGGGTTGACGTGACCAATAGTATGGATGACTCGTTCGTTGGGAACTACAGTAGCTCACTCTATCATAGCTCCTACATCACCACCACGTCCGACCTCCACCGATACGCCGGCCTCAACGGCTACCCGGACACCTACGAGCTTCCGGCCTCGAACACACGTTGACATCCTCCCCACCCTGACGGGTGCCGAGCAGGGCGGGGTAGTTCACGCGAGAACGCCGAAGGATTCATCAAGAGGTTTGAGAAATGGCACGGAGTGACAGATAGGAGCGACCTGTGAGCGAGGACGAGTTCGAGTCGATACCTGAACGCATCAGCAACCACTTCGACCGGGTACGTGCCCTTCTGGAGCAGGAAACCGACGACACCGACGCCTGAGGACGCTTCCAACTGGCGAGATCGAGTTCTTGGCTGCTGTGATTTCCACAGTATGAGAATCATCTACCGGACCCACGCCGGTTCGTCGGCATCGCCCCCGTCGGCGTCGAGCGCGTACGTGATCTCGATCGTCACCGTCTCGTTATCATTAAGGTGGAAATCGGCGTACGTCTCCGCTCGCGTCATACCGTAGGTGATGTCGACGGCCAGGATCTCGCCCGTCTCCGCGTCGATGTGTACCTCGCCACCGGTGTTGGTTAGCCGATACGGTCGGCTGCCGTCCCGCCAGGCGTCCTGTGGTTCGTACACCTCGATCGTACGCGAGTCAGTTCTCCCGCGTGTCGACGTGTTCGTACGGCGGGCGGTTCGTATTCGAGATAACGAGGGTGTGCATCAGCCTGACTTCGCTCTCGAGATGGGACCGCGCATCGGGACGTTCGCCGACGACGCCGTCGTCCGTCTCGTACAGCACGTCCACCCGGTCGGGGATCGTCCAGTCCGGGTCCGCCACGCCGGCGTCTGGGTAGTAAATGTACGTGGTGTTCTCGGCATAGACGGGCCGCTCGCAGCATACTAACAACCAGGGGCGGTTCGATATCTACCGTTGTGCCGAATCCCCGACAGAGCGCCAGTACGCTTCTCGTGATTTCTCTGGGTACTACGAGAAGCTATGATCAAGTCGAAGTCTGCAATTGCGGCAAAAACCACTCATATCGGTTACGAGAGGCAAGATTCCCTCGTTTACGAATCGTTTTGCGGCAGTATCCTGATTTGGGATGTATGAGCGACGACGCGTATGTTGATCTTGCCTATCCCGAAGAAGCACCGGAAGAGGTCAAAGAGATCTATCGAGAGATCATCGAGACCCGTAAGGGAGAGATGGATGACGAAATGAATCTTAATAAGATGTGGCTGGCCTACGGGACGTCGCCAGATTCACTTGCCGCGTTTTGGCCCCATATGCGAGATTCCTATCGTGCTGGGGTACTCCCATTTGAACTCAAATCGAAGGTGTCACTCGTGACCGCAAGCGTGATGGAGTGTGAGGGGTGTCGATTCTTCCACACATCTCGCCTGGCCGGTGAGGGTGTCGATGATGAGGAGATCGAACAACTACGCGAAGTTGAGATTGAAGAATCGGCGTTCTCCGAACAAGAGTACGAAGTACTTCGATTCGCCGAAACGCTAGCTACAGACCACCATGCGATCGAGGAAGAAAACGTCGACCGACTCCGTTCGGTTGGTCTCTCGGACCAGGAGATCGTTGAACTGATCGACTCCGTCGCGATCCACGTCCACACAGCGCTGTTCCAAGAGGCGACAGGTGTCGTCGCTAAGGGCATGACTGAAGATGATTATCTGGTTGGTTCACAGGGCCTTGATGAGTGACAATGGCGAAATCAGAGTCACCCTGCGTTCAGGTATTCTCCGCTTCTGACTGTGGCCGGTGCCCAGAAGCGATTGAGATCTCGCGTGAGGTAGCCAATGAACACGGGGTTGAGGTCGAAATCGTTGATATTGAATCCGATCGTTCTAAGGCACTCAGCGCTGGTGTACTGTCGGTTCCAACGGTTATCGTCGGCGACACCCAGCTACAGGGTGTGCCGACCGTTGATCGGCTCGAGCAAGCTCTAGAGAACGAGTTCTCTGGGTAGTAGCAGGTACCTCATCGCCATCGATAGTGTGAGCTCATCAGAGTCACTGAACTCCTGCGTAATTTTGCCACTATCTATTATCACGGGCAAATGGCCCCAGTAACACCGGCTTCAAGCAGACCGGTTCTCATTACGAGTTATGCCCGTTTCTTCCGAAAAGGCCGTGGTGATCGCAGCATACGTCGCCTTTGCTGGAGCGATGTTACCGCCGGTGCTGTGGCTTGTGAACGAACCGATACTGATTGCGGGGTATCCGCTCTTGTACCTCTGGGCCATCGCCTGGGGAACAATCGGCATTGCAGTGCTCTACGTGACGGTTCGCCTGAATCTCTTCGGGATCGGTCCGGATCAGGTGCCACCGGAACTCAGACAACAAGAGACACCAGTTCCGACGGACTCGACTGTACATGAAATAGATGCTACTGAGGGGGATGACTGATGGTCGATACTCAATCAGCAGTCGCATTAGCGACAATTGGTGTCTACATTGTTATCGTGCTGGCTCTCGGTTATCAAGGCTGGCGCGTTGGGAAAGTCAGCGTTGAGGACTGGATGACCGCTAGCCGAGGGCTCGGAATCGTTGTTCTCCTGTTCACGTACGCGGCAACCTACCACTCAGCATTTGCGTTCCTTGGTGCGTCCGGGTTCATGTATGAAAACGGCATCGGCCTCTTGCTTGCAGCGACCGGATTTTTAGTCATGTCCGGGCTGATATTCTGGGTCCTCGGTTCGCGAATCTGGTTACTTGGGAAGAAACACGGATACATCACACCTGCTGATCTGCTTCGCGATTTCTACAACTCGCGCATCTTAGGGCTGTTCGCCAGTCTTGTTCTGATTCTGTTTACGTTCCCCTATGTCGCACTTCAACTCATGGGAGGGGGAATTATCTTTGAGACGGCGACTGGCGGGCTTGTGAGCTTCGAAGTTGGTGCCGCCGTTTTACTTGCCGTTGGCGTCATCTATGTCTGGCTTGGTGGAATGCGTTCAATTGCGTGGACAGACACTGTTCAGGGCGTGTTTATGATCCTGGCCGTCTGGATAGCCGCTGCCTTCTTTCTTGCCTCTACGTACCACGGTCCGGCGGAATTTCTCACGGAGCTCACACTGTCGTTTGAAGAGCACGTGACTCTCCCTGGTCCAGAGGGGACGATGCAACCAGTTTGGTACACATCTTACGCACTCATGATCGGCCTGGGGATGATGATGTCCCCACACATCTTCCTGCGATACTTTTCTGCGAAGTCGCCGACAACGATCAAGTCTGTTGCCGTTGGTGGAACCGCATACCTGATCGGTTTCTACATTATCCTTCCAATCTTTGCGTTCGCCGCGGTTACACACTTTCCCGACCTTGCAGATCCGGATTCGGCAGTGCCGGCAGTTCTTTATGAGTTTACCCCTGTCTGGTTCGCTTCAATCGTCGTTGCCGGGGCGCTAGCCGCGGCGATGAGCACAAAAGACGCCCAGATGCACGCAGTCTCCGTACTTATCACACGGGACTGGTATGAGGAGTTTACTGACGACGTTGATAGCCGAACCGAAACGCGCCTCGCACAGGTGTTGATCCCAATCCTCGGCGTTATCTCGTATGTTTTCGCAATCCAGGACTTCGGCCTGCTTGCAATCGTACTAAGTATGGCCCTTGACGGCACCGCTCAATTGATGCCGCTCGTCGTTGGTGCCCTCTTTTGGTCGCGGGCGACGACCGAAGGTGCGTTCGCCGGCATCGTATCGGGCGTGACCGTCACTGCGGTGCTCTACCTCGGTGTGGTGTCGGTGCCAGCGATCCTGCCAGAGGCCGTTCCTGGATTCTACGGCCTCATTCTGAACGTCACACTCTTTGTGGGAGTGAGCCTACTCACCGATCCCGTCCCGACGGCGAACCGTGACCGGGTTCAGGGCTATATCGCTTACGCACGAGAACGCGGCTGGCAGACTGACGCGAACGTACCAGCCGACGACTGACAGCGTATGAGCCGACTCCCAAGGGACGAGTTTCCGATCGGGTGTTAACCCATCGACCGTGCGGGTTCCTGCTGTTGGTTGTTTTTACTTCGCGTTGAACGGCTCACCTGACATGATTTTAGACTCGATCGGGTCACTACGCTCACGTCTTGTTTGTGTTCGAACACTTCGCTTACCTCTCTTGTAAGCTCGCTTGCTTTGATGTGGGCATTCCTCTGTGATATTGTCCATGGGTCGGCGTTCCGGAGCGTCAGTTGTGTCGCTGCCGTGCCGCGTTCACACTAGATGGTTTCGCCGACACCGCAACGCGCTTCGTGGGGCTTGGAATAGTCTCTGTCGACGTCGAAATTGGTACTCTTACAGCGTCGTTTCAGGATCAACCGGCGTTGGTCGAACGTGACGGTGGCGAGACACCGTGTTTCCCGAGTAATTCAGGGGCTCGGCACCGCGAACCCACCGTCGGCGAGTGCGAGAAGCCTGAGCACGTGGCCGAAACGCTGTCCGGCCACTGCGCTATCGCTAAGTGCGATACGTGAGTATTTAGGTTCAAATGCCGTCGAAGAGGTATTCAAAAATCAGCCTCACTGAGGTAGAGGGACGTACGAAAAACTCCTCCGTTCCGATGGTCAAATCGCTGGGGTACGAATTACGCGCTCGGGGCGACCCACGGCCACGTGAACTTCGGTTCAATTATTTCTATTATGAGACAGGACAAGCTGTACCGCGTCACACTCAGCAGAAGCAAGAAGAAGTGTTCTTCATCGTTGAAGGCAGGTGCCGTGTTGAAGTGGATGGAGAGGAGTTCGAAGTCGAAGCAGGTGATGTTGTTGTCATTGATCCCGGTCCATGGCGCCAAATCACCGCCCTTGAACCAGCAGAAATCTTCGCCATCGGTGCACCGAATGTTCGCGATGATGCCGTCTTTGAGGACCAGACAGGAGCTGACTAACGCGCATTCAAGCCTCCCACGATGTGGTGAGAGATAGTGTGTACCGTTGAAATCACACCTCAAACACCTCCTCGAGCCGCTTTCGCATGAGCTCACGTCGGTAGCGCCGGTGTTCCCCTTCCGACAGGTAGTTTTTCAGAACGACAGACGGGTCCGAACTCCCCTGCTCGTCGGCGATTACTACTCCCAAAAATCGACCTCAGCTCGTGCCACATTTGCGCTCTGTATTCAGCACGACTAGCAAAGCAATCGCATTATAAGCATTTCGATAAATACGATCTGTGTACGATTCAACACTGTCCAGTCGACCGCCGGAGTCTCGGGGGTTACGGCGGTACGAGGGGAATTCTAGCAGCGTCAAAGCCTATGTATACGGACGCTATAGGCTCAGTGAGTACGATGGCAACAGAACACATCCAGTCACCCATGCCGGGAGTCTTCTACACGCGACCGGACCCGGACGAGGAGCCGTTCGTCACCGAGGGCGAGGAGGTCACCGAGGGGGACGTCCTCGGGCTGGTCGGCGTGATGAAGAACTTCCACGACATCACCGCGCCGGCCGACGGGACGGTCGCCGAATTCCGCGCGGAGAACGAACAGGAGGTCGACGCTGGCGACGACCTGCTCGTTCTCGAGACCAGTTGAGCGCGCCGCCGCTTCGGGATCTCAGACGTACTCGCTCTCGCTTTCGTACGTAGACGGGTCGTCTTTGAACGTCTCGGCGACGGTCTCGAGGGTGACGAACCTCGCGTTCTCGTGGCCCTGCACGTAGGTGATGAACTCCTCGAACAGCGGGATCATGTGCGGGAGCCCGTGGATGTCCGGGTGAATCGTGAAGGTGTAGACGCCCGCGCCGCGCCGGTCGTAGAGGAAGTCGAACTGCCGTTTGTAGTACTGTTCGTACATCATCTCCGGGTCCTTGTAGCCGGCGTGGTAGATCGGCTGCTTGATGAACAGCATCGGCGGGATGTCGTCGCGGTACCAGCTGATCGGAATCTCGACGACGTCGGTCTCCTCGCCGTACTGGTAGGGTTCCATCCAGGTTTCCGGGTTCTTGTCGTAGTCGATCTTCTCCCAGCTGTCGCCCTTGCGCATCCAGCCCGGCTCGAACTGCCGCTCCATGAGGCTGCTGTCGTAGAGAAAGCCGTGCTTCTCGACCAGGTCGGGCGTGTTGTCGCTGAACTCCCACCAGCTGGCGCGGTGGCCGGTCGGCGGCGAGCCAGTGACGTCCTCGATGAGGTCGATCGAGACCTCGAGGATCGCGTCCTCTTGTTCCCGCGAGAGGTCAGTCGGGTTCTCGTGGGAGTAACCGTGGACCCCGAGTTCGTGGCCGGCGGCCGCGACGGCCTCGATCTCGTCGCGGAACGTCTCGATCGTGTGACCGGGGACGTACCACGACGTCTCGATCCCCGTCTCCTCGAAGAGCGTGAGCATTCGCGGAATGCCTTCGTTGCCGGCCGCTAACCCTCGAGAGAGGTCGGCAGGCGAGTCGGCACCGCCGTACGAGCCGAGCCAGCCGGCGACACAGTCCGCGTCGACACCGATTGCGACGTCTACAGTACCCATGGCTAGTTGCTCGCACCAACGAGCGGTAAAGTACTGTTTCACGGCTCCCTTGACCGTCCCACGTGCCGACCTGTTCAGTGCGGGCGAGACTCGAGTATCGCTCTCAGATGTACCGGTCGGCGACGTGGTCGACCGCCTCGACCGTCGCCCCGGCGATCCGGTCGAGCGCCGCGTCGCTGCTGTTCAGCGGTGGTGCGAGCATCAGGTGGTCGCCGCGGTGGCCGTCGACGCTGCCGCCGCCGGGGTAGACGTAGACGCCGTTCTCGAAGGTGCGGTCGAACACGCGCGTTCGCACCTCCGCGTCGGGATCGAACGGCGCTTTCGTCTCCCTGTCGGCGACGAGTTCGATACCGATCTGCAGGCCGATTTGGCGCACCTCGCCGACGATGGGGCTCTCCGCGAGCGACTCGAGTCCGGCGGCGAGTCTGTCGCCGCGCTCGCGCACCCCCTCGAGCAGCGCCGGCGTGTACAGTTCGAGCACGTGATCTGCGACGGCGGAGGAGACGGGGTTTCCGCTGAACGTGTGGCCGTGGTAGAACGGCTGATCGGCGTCCTCGAGCGCCTCGACGACGCGGTCACGGACCATCGTCGCGCTGATCGGCGCGTACCCCGCGGCGATCCCCTTCCCGAGCGCCATCAGGTCGGGAACCACGTCGAAGTGGTCGCACGCGAACAGGCGACCGGTTCGGCCGAAGCCGACCATCACCTCGTCGGCGATGAACAACACGCCGTACTCGTCGCAGATTCGGCGGACCTCCTCGTAGTACGCCGGGTGTGGATGTGCCGCGGGGATGCTCGAGCCCGAGACCGGCTCCGCGATGAACGCCGCCACGGTTTCGGGACCCTCCTGTCTGATGAGTCGCTCCAGTTCCGCGGCGGCGGCGACCGCCTGCTCTGTCGGCGTCCCCTCGTGGGGCCAGCGGTAGGGATACGCCGGCGGGATCTTCGGCCAGTTCCGGAGCAGCGGTTTGTACGTCGTCCGTCGGCCGGTGTTCCCCGACGCCGAGAGGGCGCCGAGAGTCGCGCCGTGGTAGGATTGCCAGCGCCCGATGACGGTCTCTCGGGCGTGGTCGCCCCGGGCGACGTGGTAGTCACGCGCCAGCTTGATCGCGGTCTCGACGGCCTCGCTGCCGGAGTTCGAGAGAAAGGCATTGTTCAGCGAGCCGGGGGCCATCGACGCAAGCGTGTCGGCCAGCGATTCGACCGCGGGCGTCGTGAAGTACGACGTCGAGACGTAGCCGACGCGGTCGGCCTGTCTCGCCATGACCTCGTCGACGCCCTCGAGCGAGTGGCCGAAGTTGACGACCGCCGCGCCCGCCGCGGCGTCGATCAGCTCCGCTCCCGACTCCGTAACGAGGTACTCGTCGTGGGCGTGAGTGACGGTCGGGTGATCGGGGTGACGGCCGGCGCCCCACTTGTAGAACATCGTCATGAATACCGAAAGAGCGTCGAAGACTCCCAAATAGCTTGTCGTACCGGTTTCTTTCGGGCGCCAGGGGAGCCGCGCGTTCGGAAGCGGCGGGCTCACTCGCCGCCGCGATAGTCGTCTATCGGGGGCGCGAACGCGTCGATCAGCTCCGTTCGCGGCGCGCGCCCGACGATGCCGTGTTCGGTGCCCGGACCGACGACGAACGAATCGCCCGGACCGAGGACGGTTTCGCGTTCGCCGAGGAGCTCGACGCTGCCGGCGATAACGTACACCGCCTGGTGGGTGTCGTCGTGTTCGTGTACCGGAAACTCCGCACCTTCCTCGACCGTGTAGTGGACGAGCATCAGCTCGTCGGTGTACGCCAGCACGCGCCGTTCGATCCCGTCGTACGCCGTCTCTACCTTCACCGGGTTCGTCCAGGAGGTGATGTCGATCATCCCGTGTGACTGCGTGCGGCGACCACTATGGGCGTTGTGACATCGGGCGGTCCGACAAGAGAGCGGACTGTTGATCGTACCGCACGAGAAGTCCCGGTCGCGCCATCAACTCGGCAGTCGTCCCGCGCTCGAGGAACACCAGCACCCCGATCACCGAGCCGAGTGCGACCGCCGCCCGACGAACACCGCGTCGTAGGTGTATCCCTGCTCGAGGAAGACGCCCAGCACGGCCGAGCCGAGCGACTGGGTGAGCACCCAGATCGAACTGAACGCCTGGGGCCGGTCGAGAAAGAACCATACGCATCGAACTCGTCGACTCCGGTATGGATGCAGGAACTCCGGTTTCAGACGTCATGTCCACGCCCCTCGAGACCATCTCGGCTTCGGCGACGGTCAGAGCGGCCACCAAGCAGATGCGCGAGAAGAACATCAACGCGCTCGTCGTGACCACCCAACCCCCGTCGATCGTCACCAGCACCGACGTCCTCGAGGTCGTCGCCGAGGGCCGCGACCCCGAAACGCTCGCGGTCGCCGACGTGATGACCGAGGGCGTCGAAACCGTCCCACCGGAACTCCTCCTCGAGGAGGTCGCCGCGATGATGACCACGTTCGGCATCAAACACCTCCCCGTCGCCGACGACGACTACATCGGGATGATCTCCTCGACCGATATCGCCGCTCACATCGCCTGATACGGCCTGTCGCCGTCTCTTAGCGGTAAGTCCCGCCCGCACGACGCTCAGGCAGCGTCCGCGTCGTCGAACACGACCCGGATGAGGCGCCGTTGTGCCGTCCGAAGGTGCTGGTGAAACGTGGGTGCGGCGACGCCGAGCGAGTCGGCCACCTCCTCTCCGGTCGAGTCACGGGGCCAGGCGAAATAGCCCGCGTAGTACGCCACCTCGAGCGACGTCCGCTGGCGATCGGTAAGCAGGTCGAAGACGACACCGCCGATCCCCTCGGCCGCGCGGCCGCGGTCGACCTGTCGCTGACTGACGAGTTCGACGCCGGGATACGCCTCCCGGATCGACTCGACGACGTGGCGAACGTCCGCGCTCGGCGGGAGGTGGACGCGCATGTAGTAGTCGCCGTCCTCGATCCGCGCCGCTTCGATGTAGCCGCCGTAGCCGGTGATCGTCGAGAACATTGGCGGATCGACCAGCGTGAGTTCGAACTGGCGCGTCTCGCCGTCGGTCCGAAGGATCTGTACGGACTGCCAGTGGGGGACGGCGTCGGAGGCGACCGCCGCTTCCATCGCCTCGAGTGCCGCCCCTGTCACGGTCCCGTACTCGAGGAAGACCCCGTCGCCGGCCGGAACGGCCCGCTCGTGCGTGATCGTCCCGGCGACGTCCGGCGACTCCGCGACCGGGGCGAAGAAGTCGTTGATCTGGAACTCGAGTTCGCGGACCTCGTCGCTCAGCAGGGCTCGCTGGCGCTCGATGGCGGCGATCGCGTGGCCGACGACCTCGCCGAGTTGACCGATCACCGCCCGTTCGTCGTCCGTAAACGCGTTCGGGCGGTCCGTGTACACGCACAACACGCCGTAGTGGGTTCCGCCGTGAGCGATCGGAATGGCTGCGGCGGCCTCGAAGCCACACTCGCCAGCGAGTCCGGAATCGGAGCCGGCGTTCTGGAGCACCCGCGTCTCACCCTCCCGGAGGGCTCGCCCCTCCGGATCGTGGCGCCCCCGTCCCGACGGGTCGACGGTGATAGTGGTTTCGTCCACGCGATCTTCGACGCCGGCCCCGGCCCGTATGGTGACGACCTGGCGCCTGACGTCCACGTCGCCGATCCACGCTGACGTATACGACTCGGAGTCGGCGAGGCGCTGGCAGACGATCTCCTCGATCTCTTCGCGCGAAGACTGCTCGATGACCGCGTCGGTGATGTCGCTGACGACCTCGTGAAGGCTGTTCAGCGCCTCCAGTTGTGACTTGGCGCTTCGAAGCAGCGCTTCGCGTTCTTTCTGCTCTGTCACGTCCTGTGACATCCCCATCGCCGCGAACACCTCGCCGTCGTCGTCGCGCACGGGGACGAAGTGAAACCTGTAACTCCTGTCGTCGATCGTGGCCTCGAACGTCGCTGAGTCGCCCTCGAGGGCCGCCTCGTAGTGCGGGCCGACGACCTCGGCGACAGCGGGTGGCAACACGTCGTAAATCGGTTTTCCCTCGAGTTCCGTCCTCGGAACCGACGTGTTCCCTTCCAGCGTGCCGCCGAACGAAAGGTATCGACACGCTTCGTCGACGAGCGCGACAGCGCCGTTAGGGAAGTGTTCGACGAGCGTCCGGTACTGGCGGCGGGTTTCCTCGAGGGCGCGTTCTCGCTCCGTTCGCTCGGTGATGTCCCTGACGGTGCCGACCGCTCGGACCGGTTCGTCGTCCTCGAAGGCGAACCCGCCGTGTGTCTCGATCCAGCGGCGTTCCCCGTCGCGCCGGATGATTCGACACCGAAGCGCCCACTCACCCGTCTCGAACGCCTCGTCGAGACTCCGGGCGACTCGCTCTCGATCGTCCCGGTGAACGTGTTCGAGAAATCGCTCGATACCCCACTCCTCGAGGGGTTCGTCGTAGCCGAAGATCCGGTCGTGATGGGGGGATCGAGTCGGCGACGCCTCCGTCTCGAGGTCGAGTTCCCAGATGCCGATATCGGCCGCCTCGAGCGCGAGCTGCAACAGTTCCGCACCCGTGTCGACCTCGAACGCGGTGTCGTCTGTCGGCGAGGAGGAGCGTCGGGCGACAGTCGCGTCCTCGGTATCGTCTCGGTCGGGCGGGTTTCGCCACCAGACCCGGGCGCTGGACCCGACCTTTTTCGTCTCGAGTTCGCCGCGCTCGACGAGCCGTTCGAGGCGCTCGTACGTACTCCGCCGGCCGAGATCGAGATCCGCTGCGACCTCGGTCGTTGTCAACGGAATCCCGGCCTTCGCGAACAGCGCCCGCGTTTCCCGAAGGGCCGGGGTGAGAGAGTCCGAGGACATAGGTTTTCAACCGGCTCCGCGTACATCAAACCTCCGGCGGCGGAGGCAAGTCGAGTCGGCTCCGCTCGAGTACTCTCGAGGGAGAGCAGGCATTAACGGCGCCAGTCGCGGAGCGTATCTCCAAACAGTGTAGGGGCGCAGTCTATAGGCGGTGCAGGGCGAGAACCCCGAGGCTTGACCTCGGGGGTGAAGCCCGTCACGGAATGATACACACCACGTGCTGCGATCTCACACCCAATAAGTAGCTTTAAATAATAGTTCGATCTCTAATAGAGTGTGACCGTCGTCAGGAATATCCAAGTCAAACTCGACATCCCCGAGGAACACCACCCCGTAGTGGATGCCACGTTTGACGAGTTCCGCCGAGTCACCGAACCAGTCATCGACTACGGCTGGAGCGACGACCCTGACGACATCATCACCAACAAAAACCACCTCAACGAAGCCACCTACCACGACATCCGCGACGACAGCCCACTCACCGGCGGACACGTCCAATCCGCTCGCAACCTCGCAGCCAACGCCCTTTCAAATTGCAAAGACTTGCTCGAAGACGGCAAGAACACGAGCAAGCCCGAGTTCAAGGGCACGGTCGTCACCTACAACTCAAACACCATAACGTACAACGACGACCACTGTACTCTCTCGACGGTAGACGGACGAATCCACGCCGAATACGTGTTCCCACACGACGACGAGGGAACGCCGTTCGAGGAGTACTGGAACGAGGACAAGTGGGAGAAACGAGAAGCAACGCTCCACAAGCGTGACGGTAAATACTACCTCCACGTTGCCGTTGAACACGTAGACGACACTGATTCTACCGACGAGCAGACCGAGAACGGAGTGGTTCTCGGCGTTGATTTGAACGTGGACGGCTCCCTCGCCGTCACTAGCACCGGGGCGTTCCTTGGAAACGCGGACGAGTTGAACCACAAACGCGACGAGTACGAACGCCGCCGTGGAAACCTGCAACAGACGGGGACGCGCTCGGCGCACCTTACCATCCAGTCAATTGGTGACAGGTTCGCCGAGTGGAGTCGCCACTGTTTGCACGACGTATCGAACGGCATTGTTCGAGAAGCCCGCATAAACGACTGTACGCATATCGCGTTCGAGCGGTTGACGTGGATCTGGACGCGCATTTCGAATGCCTCGAAGTTCCAGCAGTGGGCGTTCAAAGAACTCCAGCGACAGGTCGAGTACAAGGCCGAAGAATACGGCATCGGAGTTGAAACCGTCGCGCCGCAGTACACGTCTCAACGATGTAGTCACGGTGAGTGTGGGTTCACCCACGAAGATAACCGCGATGGTGACGAGTTCGAGTGTCTGAAGTGCGGAAAGGAGTTGCACGCGGATTACAATGCGGCTCGGAACGTGGCGTGGCGTCTTGTCCAGAACTGGCTCAAGTCTGGGTCTGGACGGGCTACCAGTCAACTAGCCCTGAAGTCAGGAACCGTGAACGCGAATGGTCAGTTTAGACCGACTGCACTCAGCAGTTAGAGC
The sequence above is drawn from the Natrononativus amylolyticus genome and encodes:
- a CDS encoding bacterio-opsin activator domain-containing protein → MSSDSLTPALRETRALFAKAGIPLTTTEVAADLDLGRRSTYERLERLVERGELETKKVGSSARVWWRNPPDRDDTEDATVARRSSSPTDDTAFEVDTGAELLQLALEAADIGIWELDLETEASPTRSPHHDRIFGYDEPLEEWGIERFLEHVHRDDRERVARSLDEAFETGEWALRCRIIRRDGERRWIETHGGFAFEDDEPVRAVGTVRDITERTERERALEETRRQYRTLVEHFPNGAVALVDEACRYLSFGGTLEGNTSVPRTELEGKPIYDVLPPAVAEVVGPHYEAALEGDSATFEATIDDRSYRFHFVPVRDDDGEVFAAMGMSQDVTEQKEREALLRSAKSQLEALNSLHEVVSDITDAVIEQSSREEIEEIVCQRLADSESYTSAWIGDVDVRRQVVTIRAGAGVEDRVDETTITVDPSGRGRHDPEGRALREGETRVLQNAGSDSGLAGECGFEAAAAIPIAHGGTHYGVLCVYTDRPNAFTDDERAVIGQLGEVVGHAIAAIERQRALLSDEVRELEFQINDFFAPVAESPDVAGTITHERAVPAGDGVFLEYGTVTGAALEAMEAAVASDAVPHWQSVQILRTDGETRQFELTLVDPPMFSTITGYGGYIEAARIEDGDYYMRVHLPPSADVRHVVESIREAYPGVELVSQRQVDRGRAAEGIGGVVFDLLTDRQRTSLEVAYYAGYFAWPRDSTGEEVADSLGVAAPTFHQHLRTAQRRLIRVVFDDADAA
- a CDS encoding RNA-guided endonuclease InsQ/TnpB family protein; this encodes MTVVRNIQVKLDIPEEHHPVVDATFDEFRRVTEPVIDYGWSDDPDDIITNKNHLNEATYHDIRDDSPLTGGHVQSARNLAANALSNCKDLLEDGKNTSKPEFKGTVVTYNSNTITYNDDHCTLSTVDGRIHAEYVFPHDDEGTPFEEYWNEDKWEKREATLHKRDGKYYLHVAVEHVDDTDSTDEQTENGVVLGVDLNVDGSLAVTSTGAFLGNADELNHKRDEYERRRGNLQQTGTRSAHLTIQSIGDRFAEWSRHCLHDVSNGIVREARINDCTHIAFERLTWIWTRISNASKFQQWAFKELQRQVEYKAEEYGIGVETVAPQYTSQRCSHGECGFTHEDNRDGDEFECLKCGKELHADYNAARNVAWRLVQNWLKSGSGRATSQLALKSGTVNANGQFRPTALSS